A window from Citrobacter amalonaticus encodes these proteins:
- the gltS gene encoding sodium/glutamate symporter, giving the protein MFQLDTLSTLVAATLTLLLGRKLVQSVSFLKKYTIPEPVAGGLLVALALLVLKKSMGWEVNFDMTLRDPLMLAFFATIGLNANIASLRAGGRVVGIFLIVVVGLLLMQNAIGIGMASLLGLDPLMGLIAGSITLSGGHGTGAAWSKLFIERYGFANATEVAMACATFGLVLGGLIGGPVARYLVKHSTTPDGIPDDLEVPTAFEKPDVGRMITSLVLIETIALIAICLTVGKIVAQLLAGTVFELPTFVCVLFVGVIVSNGLALVGFYRVFERAVSVLGNVSLSLFLAMALMSLKLWELASLALPMLAILVVQSIFMALYAIFVTWRMMGKNYDAAVLAAGHCGFGLGATPTAIANMQAITERFGPSHMAFLVVPMVGAFFIDIVNALVIKLYLLLPIFAQ; this is encoded by the coding sequence ATGTTTCAACTCGATACCTTATCAACCCTTGTTGCCGCAACGCTGACGTTGCTACTGGGGCGTAAACTGGTTCAGTCAGTCTCCTTCCTCAAGAAATATACGATTCCTGAACCCGTTGCTGGTGGGTTGCTGGTCGCATTGGCCCTGTTAGTACTGAAAAAGAGCATGGGCTGGGAAGTGAATTTCGATATGACGTTGCGCGATCCGCTGATGCTGGCGTTTTTCGCCACCATCGGTTTAAACGCCAACATCGCCAGCTTACGGGCGGGCGGTCGCGTGGTGGGAATTTTCCTGATCGTCGTCGTGGGGTTGCTGCTGATGCAAAATGCCATCGGCATTGGGATGGCCAGCCTGCTGGGACTTGATCCACTGATGGGGTTGATTGCAGGTTCGATCACGCTGTCTGGTGGCCACGGTACTGGTGCCGCCTGGAGCAAGCTGTTTATCGAACGCTACGGCTTTGCTAACGCGACGGAAGTGGCGATGGCGTGCGCCACTTTTGGCCTGGTTCTTGGTGGGCTGATCGGCGGGCCTGTGGCACGTTATCTGGTCAAACACTCCACCACGCCGGACGGTATTCCGGACGATCTGGAAGTGCCGACCGCGTTTGAAAAGCCGGACGTCGGGCGCATGATTACCTCGCTGGTACTGATTGAAACCATTGCGCTTATCGCCATCTGTCTCACCGTGGGTAAGATCGTTGCGCAATTGCTGGCGGGGACAGTGTTTGAGCTGCCCACGTTTGTCTGCGTGTTGTTTGTCGGCGTGATTGTCAGTAACGGCCTGGCGCTGGTAGGTTTTTATCGCGTTTTTGAGCGTGCAGTCTCTGTTCTCGGGAACGTCAGCCTGTCGCTGTTTCTGGCCATGGCGCTGATGAGCCTGAAGCTGTGGGAACTGGCTTCACTGGCGCTGCCGATGCTGGCAATCCTGGTGGTGCAGTCCATCTTTATGGCGCTGTACGCGATATTTGTCACCTGGCGAATGATGGGCAAAAACTACGATGCAGCTGTGCTGGCGGCGGGACACTGCGGCTTTGGTCTGGGGGCGACGCCAACCGCGATTGCCAATATGCAGGCGATTACCGAACGTTTTGGTCCATCCCATATGGCGTTTCTGGTGGTGCCGATGGTCGGCGCGTTTTTCATTGATATCGTCAACGCGCTGGTGATTAAGCTGTATTTACTGTTGCCTATTTTTGCGCAATAA
- the recG gene encoding ATP-dependent DNA helicase RecG, producing the protein MSGRLLDAVPLSSLTGVGAAQSSKLAKIGLHTVQDLLLHLPLRYEDRTQLYPIGELLPGVYATVEGEVLNCNITFGGRRMMTCQISDGTGILTMRFFNFNAAMKNSLATGRRVLAYGEAKRGKYGAEMIHPEYRVQGDLSTPALQETLTPVYPTTEGVKQATLRKLTDQALDLLDTCAIAELLPPELLQGMLSLPEALRTLHRPPPTLQLSDLETGQHPAQRRLILEELLAHNLSMLALRAGAQRFHAQPLSANDTLKNQLLASLPFKPTGAQARVVAEIEHDMALDIPMMRLVQGDVGSGKTLVAALAALRAIAHGKQVALMAPTELLAEQHANNFRNWFAPLGVEVGWLAGKQKGKARLAQQDAIASGQVQMVVGTHAIFQEQVQFNGLALVIIDEQHRFGVHQRLALWEKGQQQGFHPHQLIMTATPIPRTLAMTAYADLDTSVIDELPPGRTPVTTVAIPDTRRSDIIDRVRNACTQEGRQAYWVCTLIEESDLLEAQAAEATWEELKLALPELNVGLVHGRMKPAEKQAVMAAFKQGELHLLVATTVIEVGVDVPNASLMIIENPERLGLAQLHQLRGRVGRGAVASHCVLLYKSPLSKTAQKRLQVLRDSSDGFVIAQKDLEIRGPGELLGTRQTGNAEFKVANLLRDQAIIPEVQRIARHIHERYPQEAKALIERWMPETERYSNA; encoded by the coding sequence ATGAGTGGGCGCCTGTTAGATGCTGTCCCGCTCAGTTCACTAACGGGCGTTGGCGCAGCGCAGAGCAGCAAACTGGCAAAAATTGGTCTGCACACCGTGCAGGATCTGCTGTTACACCTCCCTCTGCGTTATGAAGACCGCACCCAACTCTATCCCATTGGCGAACTGCTGCCCGGCGTATACGCCACTGTCGAAGGGGAAGTGCTGAACTGTAACATCACTTTCGGGGGTCGCCGGATGATGACCTGTCAGATCAGCGACGGTACCGGCATCCTGACAATGCGCTTTTTCAACTTCAACGCGGCGATGAAAAACAGCCTCGCCACCGGACGACGCGTACTGGCTTATGGCGAAGCGAAGCGCGGGAAGTACGGCGCAGAGATGATCCACCCGGAATACCGTGTCCAGGGCGATCTCAGTACACCAGCATTGCAGGAAACCCTCACCCCGGTTTATCCCACTACCGAAGGGGTGAAACAGGCAACACTGCGCAAGCTCACCGATCAGGCGCTGGATCTGCTGGATACCTGCGCCATTGCCGAACTCTTACCGCCGGAATTGCTGCAGGGCATGCTCAGTCTGCCTGAAGCGCTTCGCACGCTGCATCGCCCACCGCCGACGCTCCAGTTAAGCGATCTCGAAACCGGGCAGCACCCGGCGCAACGTCGTCTGATTCTGGAAGAGTTGCTGGCGCATAACCTGAGTATGCTGGCGCTCCGTGCAGGCGCACAGCGTTTTCATGCTCAACCACTGAGCGCCAACGACACGCTGAAAAATCAACTGTTAGCCTCACTGCCCTTTAAGCCGACTGGCGCGCAAGCCCGCGTGGTAGCGGAAATCGAGCACGATATGGCGCTCGATATCCCCATGATGCGTCTGGTGCAGGGTGATGTCGGCTCCGGTAAAACGCTGGTCGCCGCACTCGCCGCTCTGCGAGCGATTGCGCATGGAAAACAGGTCGCGCTGATGGCCCCGACCGAGTTACTGGCGGAGCAGCATGCCAACAACTTCCGTAACTGGTTTGCTCCACTGGGTGTCGAAGTCGGCTGGCTGGCGGGCAAGCAGAAAGGCAAAGCGCGTCTGGCGCAACAAGATGCGATTGCCAGCGGACAGGTACAAATGGTGGTAGGAACGCACGCGATCTTTCAGGAACAGGTGCAGTTCAACGGTCTTGCGCTGGTCATCATCGACGAGCAGCATCGTTTTGGCGTGCATCAGCGCCTCGCACTGTGGGAAAAAGGCCAGCAACAGGGTTTCCATCCGCATCAGTTGATCATGACCGCTACGCCTATTCCTCGGACGCTGGCGATGACCGCCTACGCAGATCTCGATACCTCCGTCATTGACGAACTGCCCCCCGGACGCACTCCCGTCACAACGGTTGCCATTCCGGATACGCGTCGCAGCGATATTATTGACCGCGTGCGCAACGCCTGTACGCAGGAAGGTCGCCAGGCCTACTGGGTCTGTACGCTGATTGAAGAATCTGATTTGTTAGAAGCGCAGGCCGCTGAAGCCACATGGGAAGAGTTAAAACTCGCGTTACCAGAACTAAACGTCGGGCTGGTCCACGGGCGCATGAAGCCTGCCGAAAAACAGGCGGTGATGGCGGCGTTTAAACAGGGCGAACTGCACCTGCTTGTCGCCACCACGGTGATTGAAGTCGGTGTGGATGTCCCCAATGCCAGTCTGATGATCATCGAAAACCCGGAACGTCTCGGTTTAGCACAGTTACACCAGCTACGTGGACGCGTCGGCCGTGGCGCGGTGGCCTCACACTGCGTACTACTCTACAAGTCGCCGTTATCGAAAACGGCCCAGAAACGCCTGCAGGTGTTACGCGACAGCAGCGATGGCTTTGTGATTGCGCAAAAAGATCTCGAAATTCGCGGACCCGGTGAATTGCTGGGTACGCGGCAGACGGGGAATGCCGAATTCAAAGTGGCGAATTTACTGCGAGATCAGGCCATTATTCCGGAAGTTCAGCGTATTGCTCGTCATATTCATGAACGTTACCCACAAGAGGCAAAAGCGTTAATCGAACGCTGGATGCCTGAAACAGAACGCTATTCTAACGCCTGA
- the trmH gene encoding tRNA (guanosine(18)-2'-O)-methyltransferase TrmH, whose amino-acid sequence MNLQRYARICEMLARRQPDLTVCMEQVHKPHNVSAIIRTADAVGVHEVHAVWPGSRMRTMASAAAGSNSWVQVKTHRTIGDAVTHLKGRGMQVLATHLSDNAVDFREIDYTRPTCILMGQEKTGITQEALDLADQDIIIPMIGMVQSLNVSVASALILYEAQRQRQNAGMYLRENSMLPEGEQQRLLFEGGYPVLAKVAKRKGLPYPHINQQGAIEADDTWWSTMQAAK is encoded by the coding sequence CCAGGCGCCAGCCGGACCTGACCGTTTGCATGGAGCAGGTCCACAAACCTCATAACGTTTCTGCGATTATTCGTACCGCAGATGCCGTCGGCGTCCACGAAGTCCACGCCGTCTGGCCAGGCAGTCGTATGCGCACCATGGCCTCAGCAGCAGCCGGCAGCAACAGTTGGGTGCAGGTGAAAACCCACCGCACAATTGGCGATGCTGTCACGCATTTAAAAGGCCGGGGCATGCAGGTTCTGGCAACTCATCTCTCTGATAATGCTGTCGATTTCCGCGAAATCGATTACACACGTCCGACCTGTATCCTGATGGGGCAGGAGAAAACGGGTATTACCCAGGAAGCGCTGGACCTGGCGGATCAGGATATCATCATCCCGATGATCGGCATGGTTCAATCGCTTAACGTTTCCGTTGCCTCAGCGCTGATTCTGTATGAAGCGCAGCGCCAGCGGCAGAATGCCGGGATGTATCTGCGCGAAAACAGCATGTTGCCGGAAGGCGAACAGCAGCGCCTGTTGTTTGAAGGCGGCTATCCGGTACTGGCGAAAGTCGCCAAACGCAAAGGGCTGCCCTATCCGCATATCAATCAGCAAGGTGCGATTGAAGCCGATGATACCTGGTGGTCCACCATGCAGGCGGCGAAGTAA